CGGGCGAGATCGTCGGCCTCAGCGGCCTGGTCGGCGCGGGCCGCACCGAGGTGGCGAAGGCCATCTTCGGAATAGACAAGTACGACCGGGGAAGCGTGTCGGTGGCCGGCCGGTCGCGAAAGATCCGGTCCCCGCGAGACGCCATCAAGGCGGGAATCGCGCTCGTGCCTGAAGAGCGCAAGGCAGAAGCGCTGGTGCTCGACTTCTCCATCTCGAACAACATCGTGCTGCCCCACCTCGCCGAACTCAGCGTGCTGCGGTTCTTCAGGGAACGCCGCCTCTCGAAGTACAGCAGCACCGTTGCGAAGAAGGCCGGGGTGAAGGCGCCGAGCGTGCAGACGAGAGTCGGATCGCTCAGCGGCGGCAACCAGCAGAAGGTCGTGCTCGCCCGATGGTTCACCAGCCACCCGAAGGTGTACCTGCTCGATGAGCCCACCCGAGGCATCGACGTCGGAGCAAAGGCCGAGATCTACCAGGCGATCGGCGGCTTCGCGCAAAGCGGAGCCACGGCCCTGGTCATCTCCTCCGAACTGCCCGAACTCCTCGGAATCTGCGACCGCATTCTCGTGATGCGCCAGGGGCGCATCGTGGGCGAAATGACGGCCGCAGCCGCCACGGAAAAATCCCTCCTCGAACTTGCGATTGGAACGACATCATGACGCAGAGAGTCACACAAGCACCGCCCGATTCTCCCGACCTGACCCGCTCCGCTGTGGCGAGATCGCGCGCGAGCCGAATTCTTGCAGCCAGCGGGATGCTGCCTGCACTGATCGTGCTCATCCTGATCGGTACAGCCCTCTCGCCGTCCTTTCTCACCGCGACGAACTTCTCGAACGTTCTGCGGCTCGGGGCCGTCATCGGTCTTCTGGCCATCGGTCAGACTCTCGTGATTCTCTCCGGCGGAGGCGGAATCGACCTCTCTGTGGCGGCCGTGGCAGCAGCTTCAGCGATCGTCGGAGCGCAGTACCAGGGGTACGGACTGCCGGCGATGATCGTCGCGAGCCTCGTAGCAGGCGGCTTCTTCGGCCTGATCAACGGGTTGGGCGTCGCTTTAGCCGGGCTGCAACCGTTCATCGTCACACTGGCGACGATGACCATCGCGCGCGGAGTCGGTTTCGAACTGACCAACGCGCAACCGCTCTACCTCTCCGCTCCGGGCCTCGAAACGCTCTCCCGGGGTGCGCCCCTGGGCATTCCCGTGCCGATCATCATCCTGGGGCTCGCTGTCATCGTCGGGCAGATACTCCTGAGTCGCACGACTTTCGGAAGAAGTCTCTACGCTGTCGGCGGGAACGAGGAGGCCGCCTTCGGAGCGGGTATCAACGTTCGTGCGTACCGCATCGGCGTCTACGTGATCAGCGGCCTGTTGGCTGCTCTCGCCGGCATCATCGGCGAGGCACAGCTCAACACGGCAGACCCGAACTTCGCGAACGGCTACGAACTGAGCGCGATCGCCGCAGTGGTGGTCGGCGGCGCACTGCTGTCGGGCGGCAAGGGAACGATCGTCGGCACGCTCATCGGAGTCGTGATCATGGCGCTCGTGTCCAACCTGCTGAACCTGTTGAACGTCAACCCCTGGACCAACCTGATGGTGACCGGCCTCATCATCGTGGTTGTCGTTGCCCTGAATCGGCCGCGCGGAACCCGCACACGCAAGTCGGCAGTGCTCAGCACGCTGCCGCTGTTCGGAGCGTTTCTGCTCGGGGCGATCATCCTGTACGGCATTCTGAAATAGCTCACCAAAAGACAAGGAATCACCATGCGAGCCGTAATCCTGCCCGGCGACAAGAAAGTCACCGTCATCGATAGACCCACCCCCGAACCGGGACCCTTCGATGTGCTGGTGAAGACGCAGGCCTCCGCCATCTGCCGGAGCGACATGAGCATCTACTACGGAACGCCGATCGTCGGTGGGAACGCGGCGAGCTCGTCGCCGGTCGTTCCCGGGCACGAAGCTGCGGGCATCGTCACCGCGGTGGGTAGCGCCGTCACGACGGTCGCAGTCGGCGACCGGGTTGCGGCCTATCTCGCGCTGGGGTGCGGACACTGCGAGTACTGCGCCACCGGCTATCTCATGCTCTGCGAGCAGTGGAAGTGTTTCGGCTTCGACGTGGACGGCGGGGATGCAGAGTACTTCACCGTTCCCGAGAAGAACATCCTGCCGCTGCCCGACAGTCTCTCCTTCGCCGCTGGGGCGGTCATGACCGACATGATCGGCAGCCAGTACCACGTTCAGAAACAGCTGGGAGTGAACGGGCGCACAACGGTCGCGGTGATCGGCCTCGGGCCGATGGGTTCTGCGGCCGTACTCATCGGCAAGGCGTTCGGCGCACGTGTGATCGCGGTGGACGTGCTCGACAGTCGCCTCAAGCAGGCACAGGAACTCGGCGCCGATGAGCTCGTCAACAGCGCGGAGGTGGATGCTGCACCACGAATCCGGGAGCTGACTCGCGGCCGCGGTGCCGAAGTGACGATCGACTGCTCGGGAAACCCAGCAGGTCAGAACACGGCCCTGGATGCGGCAGCGAAACAGGGCTCCGTAGCCTTCGTCGGAGAATCCCGGGCAACCGAGATCCACCCGAGCGATCAGCTGCTGAGAAAGTTGCTCACCGTCGTGGGCGGCTGGTACTTCCCCCTCGGAGACTGGGCCGAGATCGTGCGATTCGTCGAAGATCGCGGCATCCCGGTGGAGAAGCTCATCAGCCACGAGTTCAGCATCGAGGATGCCGAAGACGCCTTCGGCGCCTTCGATCGTCGAGAGACCGAGAAAGCGGTCTTCGTCTGGTGATGCAGCCGGAGTGTCGTGAGCGTACCCAGTCTGTCAACCGAGAAAGCTAAGGAAGAGCCAGTGCTTAGATACACCGCAGAAATTCTGCCTTACCACGACATCGAATTCGAACATGCCGTACGCGACCTGGCCGACATCGGGTTCAGTGAGATCAACCTCTGGTCGAGCGCGTCGCCGCTTGGCCATCATGTGAACCCGGGCGATGACCCGCACGAGATTCTCCGGGTGTTGGAGAAGTATCGGATGCGTCCGTGCGGCCTGACCGTCTACGGCAAGAACCAGCAGGAGATCCTCGAGCGGGTCGAGTTCGCCAAGGAGCTCGGAATCGACACCGTCATCTTCGACTGCGAAGCGAACTACACCGACTTCGTCTCGAGCTTCCTGCCTCCCATCGTGGAGGCGGGTGCTCGCAACGGCGTGCGAATCGCTGTGGAGAACCACCTCACCGTACCCTTCTCGGCCACATTCGAGTCGGGTGGCAACGAAGACCGTCGGTGGGATGAAGGTGTCGACACTCTCGCCCAGATCAAGCGACTCGTGAGGGACATCGACGATCCGTACCTGGGCGTCTGCGTTGCGCCGCCGCATCTCT
This window of the Cryobacterium arcticum genome carries:
- a CDS encoding zinc-binding dehydrogenase, producing MRAVILPGDKKVTVIDRPTPEPGPFDVLVKTQASAICRSDMSIYYGTPIVGGNAASSSPVVPGHEAAGIVTAVGSAVTTVAVGDRVAAYLALGCGHCEYCATGYLMLCEQWKCFGFDVDGGDAEYFTVPEKNILPLPDSLSFAAGAVMTDMIGSQYHVQKQLGVNGRTTVAVIGLGPMGSAAVLIGKAFGARVIAVDVLDSRLKQAQELGADELVNSAEVDAAPRIRELTRGRGAEVTIDCSGNPAGQNTALDAAAKQGSVAFVGESRATEIHPSDQLLRKLLTVVGGWYFPLGDWAEIVRFVEDRGIPVEKLISHEFSIEDAEDAFGAFDRRETEKAVFVW
- a CDS encoding ABC transporter permease produces the protein MLPALIVLILIGTALSPSFLTATNFSNVLRLGAVIGLLAIGQTLVILSGGGGIDLSVAAVAAASAIVGAQYQGYGLPAMIVASLVAGGFFGLINGLGVALAGLQPFIVTLATMTIARGVGFELTNAQPLYLSAPGLETLSRGAPLGIPVPIIILGLAVIVGQILLSRTTFGRSLYAVGGNEEAAFGAGINVRAYRIGVYVISGLLAALAGIIGEAQLNTADPNFANGYELSAIAAVVVGGALLSGGKGTIVGTLIGVVIMALVSNLLNLLNVNPWTNLMVTGLIIVVVVALNRPRGTRTRKSAVLSTLPLFGAFLLGAIILYGILK
- a CDS encoding sugar phosphate isomerase/epimerase family protein codes for the protein MSVPSLSTEKAKEEPVLRYTAEILPYHDIEFEHAVRDLADIGFSEINLWSSASPLGHHVNPGDDPHEILRVLEKYRMRPCGLTVYGKNQQEILERVEFAKELGIDTVIFDCEANYTDFVSSFLPPIVEAGARNGVRIAVENHLTVPFSATFESGGNEDRRWDEGVDTLAQIKRLVRDIDDPYLGVCVAPPHLWVMQETLTEVISFLAERKRLYYYYVWDIDRDYRHGVDGLNFGPGEKQLPRPDGTLDHRVLLSALDRVGYTGPVSLKCHGTAGWSLERIGAELRASDAYVRACLPAD